From the Thunnus albacares chromosome 24, fThuAlb1.1, whole genome shotgun sequence genome, one window contains:
- the si:ch211-132g1.1 gene encoding T-cell surface antigen CD2 isoform X1, producing the protein MVRMMPKMTAVALLLLCGFTVSLTGSQGECKINAVEGQNVTVPLDYKLQNPHTLKWRRNDTIIFYQRGETIVIKTPGVEVNKNGSLKLTNLKKNNAGTYTPEVHKDDGKSAKEFNPINLCIFDSVPDPVVTIECSKPTSTMVTFTCNVGKHQAQGLTFKWLKNKKEMTETKEMKGKPQILKQKAEDVEKDSFECKVSNPASSKTSKAFQHECTSSIIPKELFGLDFWIMVGILGGGGGLVLLLIIIVIVCCIRARKKRSMKVKDEEELRLGWTNPEQQQHHHHKHNHPPGHHHHHHHQQQPAGHTGPRQHRHKQHRDPRSKVPDIPNGQPQPSPRRAPQAPRPVDNVDDEQPPPLPQPRKKAPRTPRV; encoded by the exons GTTCTCAGGGTGAGTGTAAGATAAATGCTGTAGAAGGCCAAAACGTTACTGTGCCCTTGGACTACAAGCTGCAAAACCCACATACCTTGAAATGGAGGCGCAATGATACAATAATCTTTTATCAAAGAGGAGAAACGATTGTTATCAAGACACCAGGAGTGGAAGTTAATAAAAATGGATCCCTTAAACTGACaaatctgaagaaaaacaatgcaGGGACATACACCCCCGAAGTTCACAAAGATGATGGAAAATCAGCAAAGGAATTCAACCCCATTAATTTATGTATATTTG ACAGTGTCCCGGACCCTGTAGTGACGATTGAATGTTCCAAACCCACCTCAACAATGGTCACATTTACCTGCAACGTTGGCAAG CACCAGGCCCAGGGTCTCACCTTTAAATGGTTGAAGAATAAGAAGGAGATGACGGAGACAAAGGAGATGAAGGGGAAACCTCAGATTCTAAAACAAAAAGCCGAAGATGTGGAAAAAGATTCATTCGAATGCAAAGTTTCCAACCCTGCCTCGTCTAAGACCAGCAAGGCTTTTCAACATGAGTGCACTAGCTCCA TTATCCCTAAAGAATTATTTGGCCTTGATTTCTGGATCATGGTGGGCATCCTGGGCGGTGGAGGAG GACTTGTTCTGTTGCTGATTATCATCGTCATTGTTTGCTGCATCCGGGccagaaagaaaagaagcatGAAAGTTAAGG ACGAGGAGGAACTTCGTTTGGGGTGGACCAAtcctgaacaacaacaacatcatcatcataaacatAATCATCCTCCCggtcatcaccatcaccaccatcaccagcaGCAGCCGGCCGGCCACACTGGTCCTCGCCAGCATCGCCACAAACAACACCGTGACCCGCGTTCAAAAGTCCCCGACATTCCGAACGGCCAACCTCAGCCCAGCCCCAGAAGAGCCCCACAG GCCCCGAGACCAGTCGATAACGTTGATGACGAacagcctcctcctcttcctcagcccAGGAAGAAAGCCCCCAGAACGCCAAGAGTGTGA
- the si:ch211-132g1.1 gene encoding T-cell surface antigen CD2 isoform X2 yields MVRMMPKMTAVALLLLCGFTVSLTGSQGECKINAVEGQNVTVPLDYKLQNPHTLKWRRNDTIIFYQRGETIVIKTPGVEVNKNGSLKLTNLKKNNAGTYTPEVHKDDGKSAKEFNPINLCIFDSVPDPVVTIECSKPTSTMVTFTCNVGKHQAQGLTFKWLKNKKEMTETKEMKGKPQILKQKAEDVEKDSFECKVSNPASSKTSKAFQHECTSSKLFGLDFWIMVGILGGGGGLVLLLIIIVIVCCIRARKKRSMKVKDEEELRLGWTNPEQQQHHHHKHNHPPGHHHHHHHQQQPAGHTGPRQHRHKQHRDPRSKVPDIPNGQPQPSPRRAPQAPRPVDNVDDEQPPPLPQPRKKAPRTPRV; encoded by the exons GTTCTCAGGGTGAGTGTAAGATAAATGCTGTAGAAGGCCAAAACGTTACTGTGCCCTTGGACTACAAGCTGCAAAACCCACATACCTTGAAATGGAGGCGCAATGATACAATAATCTTTTATCAAAGAGGAGAAACGATTGTTATCAAGACACCAGGAGTGGAAGTTAATAAAAATGGATCCCTTAAACTGACaaatctgaagaaaaacaatgcaGGGACATACACCCCCGAAGTTCACAAAGATGATGGAAAATCAGCAAAGGAATTCAACCCCATTAATTTATGTATATTTG ACAGTGTCCCGGACCCTGTAGTGACGATTGAATGTTCCAAACCCACCTCAACAATGGTCACATTTACCTGCAACGTTGGCAAG CACCAGGCCCAGGGTCTCACCTTTAAATGGTTGAAGAATAAGAAGGAGATGACGGAGACAAAGGAGATGAAGGGGAAACCTCAGATTCTAAAACAAAAAGCCGAAGATGTGGAAAAAGATTCATTCGAATGCAAAGTTTCCAACCCTGCCTCGTCTAAGACCAGCAAGGCTTTTCAACATGAGTGCACTAGCTCCA AATTATTTGGCCTTGATTTCTGGATCATGGTGGGCATCCTGGGCGGTGGAGGAG GACTTGTTCTGTTGCTGATTATCATCGTCATTGTTTGCTGCATCCGGGccagaaagaaaagaagcatGAAAGTTAAGG ACGAGGAGGAACTTCGTTTGGGGTGGACCAAtcctgaacaacaacaacatcatcatcataaacatAATCATCCTCCCggtcatcaccatcaccaccatcaccagcaGCAGCCGGCCGGCCACACTGGTCCTCGCCAGCATCGCCACAAACAACACCGTGACCCGCGTTCAAAAGTCCCCGACATTCCGAACGGCCAACCTCAGCCCAGCCCCAGAAGAGCCCCACAG GCCCCGAGACCAGTCGATAACGTTGATGACGAacagcctcctcctcttcctcagcccAGGAAGAAAGCCCCCAGAACGCCAAGAGTGTGA
- the LOC122976340 gene encoding immunoglobulin superfamily member 8-like, producing MKMDNCLLTLVLGLSMLGGCLARVVTVSPGPLIRVEGQPVSIRCDVNDYMGPHEQDFEWMMSKDGNVRRIKIISTFDTSYSHASLSKRVASGDISVVRLSDNEVELKIAEVKALDAGFYWCQTPSTDSVISGNYEAQVQLIVIPNTLKVSPQTPPPVVPEGSDITLSCNITWELTHPTYVSVTWLLKKGATSEEILTFGPQGGVVTGQKYAKRYADGGIRLVPGKIGSFNLVISRVTTSDEGIYECSGTEWTYENGGKWIKIVEKTKEMGTVAVTPTAPITVTLNAPNPKTIFSNNQAELECIITGRDNTIVSETKITWQIDEQNVNSNIMEMTIREGSQYRKISTLTRSRTEWQKVNRVRCSAISGNMTPVTQDLTVHKGDGSKPTVTVHIPPEEDIKGDSAVTLMCLISSPVQQDYYIAWSEDTERRTGIYTDGITFPPQKTQRGYTVINVYTTTKEKWNQGYVFYCNVWPAGSNESMIPRGVSKAISYSQEC from the exons ATGAAAATGGATAACTGTCTCCTCACACTCGTTTTGGGGCTTTCAATGCTAG GTGGGTGCTTGGCTCGGGTGGTGACAGTGTCTCCTGGTCCATTGATCCGGGTGGAGGGTCAGCCGGTGTCCATCAGATGCGACGTCAATGATTATATGGGACCTCATGAGCAG GACTTCGAGTGGATGATGTCCAAGGACGGGAACGTGCGAAGGATAAAGATCATCTCCACCTTTGACACCAGCTACTCCCACGCGTCACTGAGCAAGCGCGTCGCATCCGGCGACATCTCTGTGGTGCGGCTCTCGGACAACGAGGTGGAGCTGAAGATAGCGGAGGTGAAGGCGCTGGATGCCGGTTTCTACTGGTGCCAAACGCCGAGCACTGACTCCGTCATCAGTGGCAACTATGAGGCTCAGGTCCAGCTTATTG TCATCCCCAACACCCTCAAGGTTTCCCCGCAGACCCCACCTCCAGTTGTCCCAGAGGGAAGTGACATCACGCTCTCCTGCAACATCACCTGGGAACTCACCCACCCCACCTACGTGTCCGTCACCTGGTTGCTGAAGAAGGGGGCGACGTCTGAGGAGATTTTGACTTTCGGTCCTCAGGGAGGCGTGGTTACAGGGCAGAAGTATGCCAAGCGCTATGCTGACGGAGGCATCCGATTGGTTCCCGGGAAGATTGGATCATTTAACTTGGTGATTTCCAGAGTGACCACGTCTGATGAAGGGATTTATGAATGCAGCGGAACAGAGTGGACATATGAAAATGGAGGGAAATGGATAAAAATCGTGGAGAAGACAAAAGAGATGGGGACTGTTGCTGTTACTCCTACAG CTCCTATCACAGTGACACTGAACGCTCCAAATCCCAAAACAATTTTCAGCAACAACCAGGCAGAGTTGGAGTGTATCATCACTGGACGAGACAACACCATTGTATCTGAAACTAAAATCACGTGGCAAATTGATGAGCAAAATGTGAACAGCAACATTATGGAAATGACAATTCGTGAAGGCAGTCAATACAGAAAAATCAGCACGTTGACTCGCAGTCGCACTGAATGGCAGAAAGTCAACAGAGTGCGCTGTTCTGCCATTAGTGGAAACATGACACCAGTTACTCAAGATCTGACTGTCCATAAAGGAG ATGGGAGCAAGCCAACAGTAACAGTCCACATCCCTCCAGAGGAGGACATCAAAGGAGACTCAGCTGTCACTCTGATGTGTCTGATCTCCAGTCCTGTGCAGCAGGATTACTACATAGCCTGGTCAGAAGATACTGAACGAAGAACTGGGATCTATACTGATGGCATCACCTTCCCCCCACAGAAGACCCAACGTGGCTAcacagttataaatgtttacaCCACCACCAAGGAAAAGTGGAACCAGGGTTACGTGTTCTACTGCAACGTCTGGCCTGCTGGCAGTAATGAGTCCATGATACCACGAGGAGTGTCTAAGGCCATAAGTTACTCACAAGAGTGTTAA